Part of the Prochlorococcus sp. MIT 0603 genome is shown below.
ATATCAACAACTTCTGGAGTTATTTCAAGGGAAGGCCAATCTGCATAGACTTTGTGATAGTTGAGTGTATTTGCTCCACATACAAATGATTTTAGATTTGCAGCCGTATGATCTGCAAATCTAATGAATTTGTGTTCCCAGTTAGCAGCATTATCTAAAACAGAATCTTTTAGATCTGGTCCTAGGTAACCAATTGGTAGATCATTAAGACCTTGTTGCTCAAGATCCTTTAGATTTATTGTTGATAGCTTGACTACATCCTTATTCAAATATTTGCTTATTTCATTACTTAATTTGACCTCATTTAACTCTTGATCCCCTCTAATACTTATAAGTATTGGTTGATATATGTTTTTATCCAGTAACGCTATTAGGAGGATTACTTTGATTATTTGATCAGGTGTAAACCCTTTTTCATTAGATAGTTCTTGTATTGATTTTTGGTTTTTAGTTTCTAGTAATTGAGTTTCTTTCTTTTCCAGTGCTTTTGCTTTTGGTGGTATTGAATTAGCTTTTTCTTGATTGGCAGCATATTTTTTGTCAGGACTGAATAAAATCAGGTCTTCTCCTACTTCTGCAGGTGCCATAAATTCTTTTGATTCTGCACCACCTATTGCGCCACTATCTGCTTCTACTGAAACTGTTTCAAGACCACATCTTTTAAAAATTCTTTCGTATGCATTATTCATTTCTAAATAAGTATTTTTCAAATCCTTTTCATTGGAATGAAAGGAGTAAGAATCCTTCATTATAAATTCTCTACTCCTCATTAATCCAAATCTCGGTCGGATTTCATCACGAAATTTGGTTTGGATTTGATATAGATTTACTGGAAGCTGTTTATAGGATCTCAAACATTCACCGGCTATTTGGGTTATTACCTCTTCATGGGTAGGAGCTAAGCCAAGCTCTCGGTTTTGCCTATCAATTAAATGAAACATTAGACCTTCTCCCTCTGTATAAGCATCCCATCTACCGCTTCGCTGCCATAATTCTGAAGGATGAAGTTGGGGCAGAAGGGTCTCCAAACATCCTTTTGCATCTAGTTCTTCTTTAACAATGCAAGTGACCTTTTTTACAACTTTCCACATCAAAGGCATATATGCATAGATCCCTAATGTGACCCGTCTTATAAAACCACCTTTTACAAGCAATTGGTGTGAGGCAATCTCGGCGTCGGCGGGAATATCCCGCAGCGTCACCAGCATTAGGCGGGAGACGCGCATATGTAGCTCTCCTGATTTTAATTATCCACATATATTAGCTTCATAAATTGCCAATTGTAAAAGTGTCATGGACGGCTGATTGTCTATAGAACTCTTAAGGCTCATCTGCTATTTTCTGAAAAGTCTTCGGCTGTAAAAAGTGTTTAATATGTCGGCGTTAAATCCTGACCTCTATAACTCTCCATCTAAGCCTCTAAAAGATGCTGAATCATTTGCTCCTGATTCTGACTCACTTGTTGGAATAGATGATGTTCAAAAGTTTTTAAATAGATCACGGGCTTCAGTGTATAGGTACACAAATAGTGATCCTCGTAATCTTAATCCACCTTTTAATCCTAGGAAATTAAATCCTGAATTTAGAAGTGATCAGAAAGATCCCCTTTTATTTCACTCTAACGAAGTGGCTAGGTTTGCAAAAGATATCCTTAGGATTAAAGAAGTCACTGTTGAGGTTCTCAATTCGCCTTCAACAGCAACTCAGAATATTTTGGTTTCTATCCATGAAGAATTAAAATTAATAAGAAGTAATCTTGAAAAGATGAACAATAAGGAACAACAATAAAGAACTTCTAATAAGATCGAACAATTATCTGAATATTCTTATGTATTCATTTTAGGAACTAATAATTTAAGTATTAAACATAATTAGAAATATTAAAGTCATTTCTTTTCTTTTATAGTTCTTTGAGAATCAACAAACTATTTTTTGCTTTATGCTATTTGGAGAAGGTTTTCTAAGTAATAAGATATCTATGCATTTCTTTGCACATAGGCTTATTCTTTTCTTAGCACTTCAAGTCATACTTAATTTGATTTTTGAATATAGAGGAATTGTTTGTTTTAGTTTTGCCTCTTTTCAAGAATCAAATCAAATTTAATTACCACTGTTTTCTAGGCTCTAATGGATTTAAATACGCTTGCCCCATCACCATCCTCTGGTTTAGTAAATTTGGTTGTTGAAATACCTGCAGGTAGTCGTAATAAATATGAGTATTTCGCAGAGGCTGGAACAATGGCACTTGATAGAGTTCTCCATTCCTCAGTGCGTTATCCATTTGATTACGGCTTTATTCCTAATACACTTGCAGAAGATGGAGCGCCTTTAGATGCAATGGTAATAATGGAAGAGCCTACATTCGCAGGATGTCTTATAAAAGCTAGGCCTATTGGAGTATTAGATATGCATGACTCTGGTGCTTATGATGGAAAGTTGTTGTGTGTCCCTGTTGCTGATCCTCGGCAAAAAGGAATAAAGAGCATTCGGCAAATTGCCCCTAATCAACTTGAAGATGTAGCAGAGTTTTTTAGAACATATAAAAGTCTAGAAGGTAGAGTTGTTGTTATTGATGGATGGAGGGATAAAGAAGCTGTGTATGATTTATTGCAAACTTGCATAGATGCAAGCAAAAAAACATGCAAGGAAGATGAATAAAGGATATAGGCATATAATCTTTTTTATATTTAATTAATATCATGGCGGTAGCATTGCAAATCTTTAGTTATTCCAGATGTAGCACTTGCCGAAAGGCTATTTCTTGGTTGAAGTCTAAGAATATTAATTACAAATTAATTGATATAATTGAAACCCCACCATCAAAAGATACGCTTGTTAAAGCACTTAACCAATTAGGTGATAGGAAATATCTCTTTAACACTAGTGGTAAAAGTTATCGTGCTATAGGAGCTGCTTCTATAAGAAGAATGAGTGATGATGATGTTATTAAATTACTTGCATCTGATGGTAAGTTGATTAAACGTCCTTTTGTTATAAATAATGATGGCAGAATTATAACAGGTTTTAATCAGCTGAGTTGGGAGGAGCTTTTTCTGAGCTTAAAATAATTTTATTTAAATTTGAGATGATTCGATCAACTTTTGATTGCTTTGTTACTTGATTTAAACTGGCAAATTTGAACTCGTCGAGTATAGATAATAAAAGAATTTGAGTTTTTCCGAGTGTTTCATTACCCTCAAGTTCAATTGCTAATTCCTCCCAAAATTTATCTATAGCATTAATAGTTAGATCTTCTAAAATGACGTCTTTCTGCGCAAATTGATCTCCTGCTTTTTTAGATATTCCTAGTATTGTATCAACCATTCCAGATGCAATTTTTTGACTTATTGCCGACTCTGCTTTCTCTATGACTAAATTACTTTTTAAAATTCTTTGTAAACCATTCTCTTTTATACTTCTTTGAAGAGCATGTTCTGATAGTGCAATAATTTGACCTCGCATGTTAGGGCCTATTTTTCTTAGTATTAATGGCAGCCATATTCTTAATAATTCAGCTGAATTAGAACTTTGCTTAGAATAAGTTGATTGGTAGCTGCAAAGGTCTCTAACCCTTTCAGGTAGCTTAGGTGAGCCAATAATGTCCTGTAGAGAATCTATTGTTCTTATTGTGAGAACTTCTAAAATCTCAATTGCTAAAAGCCCAACAATCCATTGACTTATAGCTGATCGTATAGGTTCAATTGAAATCAATCTTAGGCTTAAGATTCTCTCTGTAATTGGTAAAACCCTAAGTAAACGAAAAAATGGCAATAAAAGTAGTAAATCAAACCATCTTCTAATGAAAGCATTAGATAATTTAATGTTTGGATGGCTAGATTTTAAGCGTAGTACCCTCATTAATATATCTATAAGAAATATTATCTGAAAAGGTAAATCTATTTTCCATGAATTTGAAGTATAAAGTCCATTCTTATTAATAGATCTGGAGTATTTTGCATTAATAACTCCTAGAATCTCTCCTTTCCAGTATGCCTTTTCATTCTTCCAACTTGCTTGACTAAGATAGTTGATGCTTAGAAGTTTTTTATAACCTGACTTGTAGTTGATCTCACCAGATCTTTCTTTAAGAGATGCCTTTATTGTTTTAATTCCATCAAGATCTTTTTGAGATGATATTTGAGAAAACTCTACAAAGTTATTAATCAGTAATTGATAATCTGATAGTAATTCTTTTACAGATTGATTTCTTATGCCATTTTTACTAATAGTCTTGTCGAGCTTTGCAAAACTATTTTTAATTTCATTGCTGAGAGGATTGGCTTGAATACCTTTGATTTGGTCATAATAATTGGTTATATCGGGGATCCATCTGAGCGAGATGCTTGTCGTCGAGGAATTAAATAAATAAATAGATCTACTTGCCCAGAAGTTTCTAAGAGGGATATAGCTAACATCAAATATTATCCAGCTGAAATTAACCATAGCTATTATGGCTAAAACGTTTTCCCAACGTTTCCATGTCCCAGCCTTGGATTCTTCTTTTACCTCTTGCCAGCGAGGGACTGCCATGATTATTTAACTTTCCCTTTGTTTTAGTGATTTATAAACTTTGGTCATGGGGTTATTCTAAGTAATTAAATTCATAGAAGAGATTTTGTGACTAAATCATCTGATGAAAATCAAAGAAATGAATCCCTGGGCTTCCCAAACAATAAGTGTATAGCCAGGCTTACTTCTTTCTTGGATTTTTGGGCCCCAATCTTTGTAACCTTTTCACTATATGCAGGCATTAAATGTTTTATAGCAGAAGCTCGATATATTCCGTCCGAATCCATGTTGCCTACTCTTCAGATCAATGACCGCCTTGTAGTCGAAAAACTATCATACCGTTCTAGGTCGCCTCGTAGAGGTGAAGTGGTTGTCTTTAAGTCACCTTATTCTTTCAAACAAGAATTAATTGCTAGGAGGTCTACTCCTTTACCTTCTGATTTTGTATGTACTGTAGTAAATTTCCCTCTAATTAATTTATTTGTTGGAGGAGTTGACCCAGCTTGTTATGCATATATTAAACGAGTTGTAGCTATTGCAGGTGACCGTCTACGTGTGAATTCAGAAGGGCGCGTTTTTGTAAATAGACAATTAGTTGATGAGAGCTATGTAAATAATTTTTGCGATACTCCTCATGGAATGTTAAACCTTTGTAGGTCTGTTGATTTAGAAATCCCTGCCAGACATGTTTTTGTTTTAGGTGATAACAGAGCTAATAGTGAGGATGGAAGATCATGGGGCATTTTACCTGAGAAAGAAATTCTTGGGAGAGCTTTCTGGAGATTTTGGCCATTTAATAGAGTAGGAAGCTTAACTCTTTAATTGTTACCCCTTGAGGCCACAATCTATTACTTTTCCAGTTATCTCAAGACCTTCCCAAGGCTCATTTGCGATTGCTTTCAACATTTGATCTGACTGTCTCTTCCTTTGAACCCACTTTTCATTAGGGTCAAATAATAGCCATCGATTGCTATTTAAAGATAATTTCTCAGGGGGCAAGTTTAATATTTTAGAAGGTCCAAAACTAATAGATTCCCACAACTGCTCAACAGACCAATTAGATTTCTTTATTAATTCTTGCCATAAAGCCGGCAATACTAAATGATATCCACTTAGACCGGGAATCCTTTCAGCAGCAGGCTTTTTGCTTTCCATATCATCTAATGAGATCCCATTTACTGATATAGCTGTGATTGTTCCATTCAAAAGTCCTTCTTTTATTTTTAGCCTGTCATTTCGATTCCCTAGCGATGGCGTTACCCTTATCCCTATGTCTATAGAGTTGACTGTTGATTGATCTGACACTACGTGCCACCAGGAGACACTGGCCAGTGGCTTTGGATTACTATTTTCCAACATAGATACACCCTCTGCAGTAGACAAGTTCATTAGTCTAATACTTGCTTTTGTATGTTGCTTTTGCAATTCAAGCAATATACCAAGAGGGATGGTTTCACTTTCAATGGGGTCTTGATGCCAGCCAGACCTTAGTGCTGCCACGCCTTCTCTTGCGATCCCATCTCCTTGAATTGATTTGTCCCTTGGAGCCAAAAGATATGGCTTCCCATTTGATTCGTCGAGTAAAAGTCCTTTCCTTAATAAATTAATTGGAATAATCGAATCATGGTCGGCTAATCCAATGGCCCCATATTGAATTAAGTCTTTATGAGAAGTAAGCACTTCCCCTTCCCCTCCATAGGTGAAGCTACCCCAAAGATGTATTAATACGTCTTTTTTCTCATTAGAAATTACTTGTATGTTTTGAGGTTTATCTCTCCATGTGTCGCTTTTGGGTAATAGTGCAATCTGACCGTATCCGGCATCAGCTGCTTTATGTCGTAAGCTGAGGAGTGTTTCTACCTCACCGTTTAGGTGATTCTCAAGTGTCGAATGTGGATCAACTAAACAAGGAGCGAAAATAAGGTTTTCTGAATTAATAGGTTTTATGTTTAATTGATTTGCTAAGGCGCGTGCATCTTCGCCAAATGCTTGAATATGTTTCGCCTTAATGAGAACAGCACTAGTTACAAGTTTTGTTTCTGGACCATGAAGAATTTTAACGGGGTCCAATAGATATGATTGAGTCATAAGTTTAGAGGGCGCCTTGAGCAGTTCTGTCAAATATGTCTTGTGAACCGGAGGTGATATTGAGGCAAGTGACTACGTCGGGTTGGCATGTCTCTTTCGATAAATCTATGATAGTAATACCAGCATTGCCTTGTTTGACTTTCCAAATATCAGCATTAGTTAGTCCTAAAAGATTGCAAAGTATAGTCTTATTTACTGCATCATGAGCTACAACAAGTGCTGTCTCTTTGTCCGTTAGACTTTTGCAGATGCTTTTCCAGCATCTTATTGCACGAGTTGATACTTCATCGATATTTTCGCCTTCTGGCATTTGAACGGTTTCTGGGGATTGTTGCCACTTGCGAAGTAATTCCCCCCAGTTTGCAGCAATTTCTGACTCTAGTTTCCCTTCCCATAGACCATGGCCAATTTCTCTTAGCTCGTCTTTCTGGTCAATCTCCAAGCTTGATAAGTTTTGCAAAATGATTTTCGCCGTTTCTATAGGCCTAGACATCGAACTACTAAAAACCTTATCAAATTTAACTTCTTTCAAAAATTCTCTTGCAGCAATTGCTTGCTGCTTACCATTATTATTTAGCGGAATATCTATTTGCCCTTGAAATCTCCCCTCTTTATTCCAGTCAGTTTCTCCATGGCGTACAAGAAAAATTCGCGGCTTTTCTCCTTTAGGGGGGAACTTAGGCGCTAAGTGGGATGTGTTATTAAGACATTCAATTTGAATACTTAACTGTTTATCTTCAGTAATATTTATATTGAAAATAGATACTGATGCATTATCTAATTTAATTCTTCTGAAGCCAAAATTGGGGTTCCCTAGAATTTTTAGTATTAGGCAACGTAGTATTGCATTATGTCCTACTACTACTATGTTTTTATCTTCTTCTGGTTTGTACGTAGAGAGAATTTTATTTATAAATCTTTCTGCTTGACAAGTTAATTCATGAATTGGTTTGTATTTAGTGCCATCTTTTCTATTTAGAGTAAGTTCACTTGGAGAGTTTTTCCAAATTAGATATGAATCAGGGAATTTCGATTTAACTTCGTCAATAGTAAGACCACTCCATTGAGTCAAATCGACTTCTAAAAGATCGTCCTCCAGTATTAACTCTGTTGTGCCTCCTTGCTTCATTAGTAATTCTTTTGCTGTATCTTGCGCCCTTTGAAGCGGAGAGGAGTAAACAGTATGGATTGGGATTGATTGGAGGGCGGCCCCTGTTTTTGAAGCTTGGCTTTTACCTTCAGCAGTGAGGCTGGAGAGGTCGCTCCTACCTTGGATCCTTTTTTCACGGTTGTAACTGCTTAAACCATGACGTATTAGTAAAAGGCGTAAGGACATTGGCAGAGGTTTTTTACGAATTTATCCTTTGGATACTGTGTCAACCTAATGTTGATTGGGAAATGAGAATTATGTTTTGCTCATTTCATTTCTTTGAGTCTATCTCTGATGAAGAAAAACGCCTCTAGTTGGAAAGTATTGTTGGCTATTTTCTCAATTCTGCTAACATTTTTGATTTGGCAACGCGGACTGCAAGAAAGTTTTGAAAGACCTTCTGTAAGCCCTAAAATCACACTTAATCAACGAGAGATTGCCCTGCTTGCAGCACCTTCCCTCCCAGAGTCTTTAAGACCAGCTTTAGTTGGTAAAGATCCAAAATTAGAACTTAAAAAGACTTTGTTAGATATTGGTTCTGACCAACTTGATAATAGAGAAAAACTTTTGCTTGCTTCTCTTGAAAATTCAGAAAACAAACGACGTACATTGTTGAAGAATAGTTTTCAAGACGAGAACTTGGATTTGATTAGGCAAAATTTGCTAGATAGTCTTGATAGAAGAGTTGATTCTCGGAATTTTTTAGGGCAATTAAAGTCAGCAAATGTAGACCCTTTGCTGTACAGACTTTCTTGTAATGCAATTGGAGAATCCCCAGATATTTGCTTTGATTCGAGATCTTCCAATCAAATGGCTTTTCGACTGCTGTTTAGTCAGTTATTCCCTTTGTTCGCAACCTTGCTAGGGATACTTTTGTTGATTTGGCAAGCCTGGAATCTCTTACGCAAGACAAGCCTCCCATGGCCTGAGATCTCTTTTTGGCCTCTTTCTTCTTTGGACATGGTCCTTCTTGTGGCAGGAGGTTTTGTCGTATTGGGGGAACTTGTTACGCCTTTAATTGCTTTACCTTTAAGTGAATTGTTAACAAGAACAGTTTCAAGTCCTCTTAAAGAGTCTCTAAAAGTAATTATTGGATATGTTGCAATGACTATTCCACCTTTGTTAATTCTTCGCCAACAAATTAGAAGTATTCCTAAGCAAATATTAGATGGAGGAGGTTTCCAATGGGGTTTTAAATCTTTCGCAAAATCAGCTTCTCAGGCTTTAAAGGGTTGGCTAATGATTATGCCTCTAGTCCTTCTCGTAAGTTGGCTGACGACATTATTTTTTGGAGATCCAGGTGGCAGCAATCCTTTGCTAGAGATGGTCTTGACTAGTAATAACTTTGGTGCATTGGCAATCCTTTTTGTTACGACTGTTTTTATAGCTCCCGTTTTTGAAGAGTTTATTTTCCGAGGTGTACTTTTGCCAGTATTAGTAAATAAACAAGGACGAATTTTGGCGGTAATTGTTAGCGCTTTGATTTTTGCTCTAGCTCATTTGAGTGTTGGTGAAATGCCTCCATTATTTGTATTGGGTATAGGACTTGCCTTATTGCGTTTAAGTTCAGGTCGTTTACTCCCATGTGTAATTATGCATTCTTTATGGAATGGGATTACTTTTGCTAATTTATTAATACTTAGTGGTTGATTAAGTTTATTAAAACAGTTGTATAGATATAGCTTGCACCTCAACCTATGTAATGTTTGACTTGGTTGATACCTAATTGAGTGAGTGTATTCTTTGAGGAATGTAAATACAGAGTTGGAGCCTCAAAGGAATTATTCTAAAAGAGCTCTTTTGTTATTGAAATCTTCTTTCTCGAATTCTAGTATTTTAAGAAAGCACCCTCTTCTTGCAAATTTTCATAAAGGTGTTGATGGCGCATTGGTTGGGGTGATCCTTTCTGGCTCTGTTATGACAAGCCTGGCTTTGCATTCTCAACATTTATGGACACTTAATTTTTCTCGATTAGATCTAACCAGGGACTTAATTCATAAAGTTGAAGAATCTACCTCAATATTGGAGAGACATTTTCTAAAAATAGAATCTTCTCCTACCCATTTAGTGTCAACTAAATCAGCTCATTTGCTTTATATCGATAAGCCTCAAGAAAAGAAAAGACTACTCAGCAATCTTGTTAAGTCTATAAGTGATCATCTGTCTCCCTTCTCTTATCCAAGTGTGAATGGTTACTAATGTCTGTTAGCAGAAAATCAAAATCATTGTCCCCGAGGAAGCGACTGACTGTTCGTCCACTTTCTCCAATCCCACCTTTTAGGTTGAAGCTTACATTCGCCATCCTTTGTTTTTCACTTCTTGGGTTATTAGGTAGAGTTGGTCATCTTCAATTGATTCAAGGCATTGCGCTTGAATCTCGTGCACGTAATTATCAAACGAAAAAAATTGAGCCGTTAGGAAAAAGGCGCTCTATAGTTGATCGCAAAGGTAGATTAATAGCTCTTGATGAAAAGAGGTATAGATTATATGCACATCCTGCTCGGTTTAAGTTCCAAGGAGACACGCAAAAGACTATTAGGACCCCTGAAGAGGTAGCAGTAAAGTTAGAAGGACTCTTGCCTATATCCAGGGAAAATATTATTGAAAGCCTTTATGGTAAGGAATCAGGTGTCAAGTTAATCGAAGGATTGAAGCCTCGCATTGCATCAAAGGTAAGGGAACTTAGTATTAATGGTTTAGATCTTGAGCCTTATCCTCAGAGAACATATCCACAAAATCATTTATTTTCTAATGTTGTAGGATTCTTGGATTATGACCGAATACCACAAGCAGGCCTTGAGTTAAGTTTGAATAAGTACTTATTGCGTAAAGAAAAAACTAGAAATTATAGATTTGGAAGAGATGGGACTCCTTTGCCTACTGATATAGAAGCTGGAGTTTTTAATCAAGATGATGTCCATTTGCATTTAACTCTTGATGCTCGACTTCAGGAGGTTGCTCTTAAGGCGTTGGTTGAGCAATTGGAGGATTGGAAGGCGAGGAAAGGTGTGGCAATTGTCATGAATGTCGATAATGGAGAGATATTAGCGTTGGCATCAACTCCTACTTACAACCCTAATAAGTATTGGGAGTATCCATCTAATTTGTATAAGGAGTGGTCTGTTCAGGAGCTTTTTGAGCCTGGATCAACATTTAAGCCTATAAATCTTGCTCTAGCTCTTGAAGAAGGAGTGATTGAACCTAATGGAACTGTGTATGACTCAGGAGTTGTCAATGTAGGAGGATGGCCTTTGACTAACTGGAACAAAAAGCCTAATGGCCTTTTGGATTTTGCCAAAGTGCTTCAGGTTTCAAGTAATGTTGGAATGGTGAATATCATTCAGAAGCTTAATCCCTCAGACTATTGGGAAAGGCTTAATCAATTAGGTCTGAGTAAAGCTCCTGATACAGATTTGCCAGGTGCAATTCCTGGGCACATGAAAGAAAAAGAGTTGTTCCTTAGGCAACCTATTCATCAAGCAGTTGCGTCATACGGCCAAGGTTTTTCTATAACTCCATTGAAGTTAGTTCAATTACATGCCTTAATTGCAAACGGCGGAAAATTAGTTACTCCTCACATTAAAAAAGGCTTTGCTGTGAAGTCACCTGAGAAGAATGATTCGTCTAGACCACCTAAGATGCTTTTAAGCCAAACAGCTACAAAAACAGTTTTAAGCTGGATGGAATCAGTAGTAGAGAATGGGAGTGGTAAGGACGTTAAAATTGAGAATTATCGAATTGGTGGGAAGACAGGTACGGCCGACCAAACACAAGATGGAAAGAATTACAACACTAAAATCTGTAGTTTTGTAGCAATATTGCCAATAGAAAACCCTCAATTTGTTGTTGTAGTTGCTGTTGATTCTCCTCAGAAAGCTCATGCTTATGGATCTACTGTTGCTGTTCCTGTTGCCAAAAAGATTATTGAAAGTTTGATTGTTATTGAGAAGATTCAACCTGAAAAAAATGAGATTGACTTGATTTCTAAAAAAAATTGGTAAGAGACTGTTGAAAGAAATATATATGGATGAAATAACCATGGTTTATCGCTAGTTTTAAGTCAAATGTAAATAGTTGAAATCATGGCTAGTTTGTTAGAACAGCTTTCGGCAATGACTGTTGTTGTTGCTGATACAGGTGATATAGAAGCAATTCGCAATTTCAAGCCAAGAGATGCAACAACTAACCCTTCTTTAATTCTCGCTGCCGCTCAAATACCTTCTTATCAACATTTGATTGATCAATCACTGAATTCTTCACGGAAAAAATTAGGACCATTGGCCTCAACGAAAGAAATAGTTGCTGAAGCTTTGGATGAGATATGTGTGATATTTGGCAAGGAAATTCTGAAGATAATTCCAGGGAGAGTTTCTACAGAAGTTGATGCTCGATTGAGTTTTAATAGAGATGCAACTATTGAGAAGGCCCGAAAGATTATTTCTTTATACAATGAGGCTGGCATTAGTAATGAAAGAGTCTTAATAAAAGTCGCCTCAACATGGGAAGGAATTAAAGCTGCTGAAGTTTTAGAAAAAGAAGGCATTCATTGTAACTTAACCTTGTTATTTGGCTTTGCTCAAGCCGTTGCCTGTGCAGAGGCTGGTGTAACACTTATTTCACCTTTTGTTGGACGTATCCTTGATTGGTATAAAGCAAAAACTGGCAAAGAATCTTACCCAGGGCCTGAAGACCCTGGAGTTATTTCAGTAACTAAGATTTTTAATTATTATAAATCTCACAATTATAAAACTGAGGTAATGGGAGCAAGTTTTAGAAATATCGATGAGATTATTGAGTTAGCAGGATGTGATTTGCTTACTATTTCCCCTAAGTTACTGGAAGAATTAGATAGTGATGACACAGAATTAAATAAAAAATTAAACTCTACAAATCCATCATCCTCAGAAAGCAAGCTTCATTTAAATGAAGGTCAGTTTAAGAATATGCTTCAGTCAGACATAATGGCTGATGAGAAGCTTGAAGAGGGTATTAGAAGTTTCAGCAAGGCTATTGAACAGCTTGAAACACAATTAAGTGAAAGACTTGTTTTTCTAGAAGATAAGTCTAAAGCTATTCTAAGTACAATATGATTTTAATTGAATAATTAATCATCGAGGAATACTTTTTAGCTGAATTTATTTGTTTCGTTGAAAAAGCAGCCTTTTGATCACACGTTGGGCAATATCTCCATAACCCATCTTTCCAGAAAGTATTTGGGCAATTCTTTGTGGTGCCGTATGCCTCTTTACTCCAAGCTGATATCCCACTTTTGGGAAGCGATAGAAAACTTGGGAGATTCTTCTTCCCCATGCCATTGAGTCTCCCCACTTCACTCGCATTGATTTTGTATAGCTACTTAAATCGTGTGTATTCCCTTTTAACCAATTGCTTATTGCTTTTGCTGCTTCAAATCCACTAATTAATGAGGGCCTTAACCCTTCTGCTAGGAATGGATCGCAAAGGGATGCTGCATCACCTACTACTAAGATCCCATTGCCATGAAGAGTGCTATGCCCATTCCATACTCTTAACTGAGAATCTTGTCTTATACCTGCATCAGCATTAAACCCTAGGCTTGGTAGAAGCTGATTAAGAATTTTCTCGCTTTCAACAGCTTGGTTGCCAATGAATGTTCCTACCCCAATATTTACAGAGTCTTGTATTGGGAATGCCCATGCAAATCCGTGATGGACTAAGCCAAATTCAAATCTTGAAGTGCCTTCCTCTAGAGATCCTCTGCCTTTGAGCCGAACAGAGGTAGTTGAAGCATAATGAAGTTTTTTAGGCCCAAGATTGAATTTACTAGCCCAAGGGGATTTTGATCCATCTGCAATGACTATGCTCCGTGATTGAACCTGACGGCCGTCTTGTGCAGTTATTATCCATTCCCCACTTGTTAGTCTTTGTATTTCTTTTACATCAAATAAATCTAAAAGTTCTGTTCCTAGGCTCATAGCTTTTTTGATTAACAGCTCATCAAGCTTTTCTCTTTTTACTATCCAAAAAGGGGAGGAACCTGGAAGTTCTGCAATTACTTTGTCAGATAAGCACCATGAAAACTCAACTTTTCTAATGACCTCATCGATGACTGGATCAAGAGAAAAAGGAAATAAATTTTGAATTGATGCTGCCATACCTCCACCACAAGGTCTTAAAGGGAAGCTGTGATTC
Proteins encoded:
- a CDS encoding CPBP family intramembrane glutamic endopeptidase, producing MKKNASSWKVLLAIFSILLTFLIWQRGLQESFERPSVSPKITLNQREIALLAAPSLPESLRPALVGKDPKLELKKTLLDIGSDQLDNREKLLLASLENSENKRRTLLKNSFQDENLDLIRQNLLDSLDRRVDSRNFLGQLKSANVDPLLYRLSCNAIGESPDICFDSRSSNQMAFRLLFSQLFPLFATLLGILLLIWQAWNLLRKTSLPWPEISFWPLSSLDMVLLVAGGFVVLGELVTPLIALPLSELLTRTVSSPLKESLKVIIGYVAMTIPPLLILRQQIRSIPKQILDGGGFQWGFKSFAKSASQALKGWLMIMPLVLLVSWLTTLFFGDPGGSNPLLEMVLTSNNFGALAILFVTTVFIAPVFEEFIFRGVLLPVLVNKQGRILAVIVSALIFALAHLSVGEMPPLFVLGIGLALLRLSSGRLLPCVIMHSLWNGITFANLLILSG
- a CDS encoding histidine phosphatase family protein, translating into MSLRLLLIRHGLSSYNREKRIQGRSDLSSLTAEGKSQASKTGAALQSIPIHTVYSSPLQRAQDTAKELLMKQGGTTELILEDDLLEVDLTQWSGLTIDEVKSKFPDSYLIWKNSPSELTLNRKDGTKYKPIHELTCQAERFINKILSTYKPEEDKNIVVVGHNAILRCLILKILGNPNFGFRRIKLDNASVSIFNINITEDKQLSIQIECLNNTSHLAPKFPPKGEKPRIFLVRHGETDWNKEGRFQGQIDIPLNNNGKQQAIAAREFLKEVKFDKVFSSSMSRPIETAKIILQNLSSLEIDQKDELREIGHGLWEGKLESEIAANWGELLRKWQQSPETVQMPEGENIDEVSTRAIRCWKSICKSLTDKETALVVAHDAVNKTILCNLLGLTNADIWKVKQGNAGITIIDLSKETCQPDVVTCLNITSGSQDIFDRTAQGAL
- a CDS encoding peptidoglycan D,D-transpeptidase FtsI family protein; the protein is MSVSRKSKSLSPRKRLTVRPLSPIPPFRLKLTFAILCFSLLGLLGRVGHLQLIQGIALESRARNYQTKKIEPLGKRRSIVDRKGRLIALDEKRYRLYAHPARFKFQGDTQKTIRTPEEVAVKLEGLLPISRENIIESLYGKESGVKLIEGLKPRIASKVRELSINGLDLEPYPQRTYPQNHLFSNVVGFLDYDRIPQAGLELSLNKYLLRKEKTRNYRFGRDGTPLPTDIEAGVFNQDDVHLHLTLDARLQEVALKALVEQLEDWKARKGVAIVMNVDNGEILALASTPTYNPNKYWEYPSNLYKEWSVQELFEPGSTFKPINLALALEEGVIEPNGTVYDSGVVNVGGWPLTNWNKKPNGLLDFAKVLQVSSNVGMVNIIQKLNPSDYWERLNQLGLSKAPDTDLPGAIPGHMKEKELFLRQPIHQAVASYGQGFSITPLKLVQLHALIANGGKLVTPHIKKGFAVKSPEKNDSSRPPKMLLSQTATKTVLSWMESVVENGSGKDVKIENYRIGGKTGTADQTQDGKNYNTKICSFVAILPIENPQFVVVVAVDSPQKAHAYGSTVAVPVAKKIIESLIVIEKIQPEKNEIDLISKKNW
- a CDS encoding transaldolase; this encodes MASLLEQLSAMTVVVADTGDIEAIRNFKPRDATTNPSLILAAAQIPSYQHLIDQSLNSSRKKLGPLASTKEIVAEALDEICVIFGKEILKIIPGRVSTEVDARLSFNRDATIEKARKIISLYNEAGISNERVLIKVASTWEGIKAAEVLEKEGIHCNLTLLFGFAQAVACAEAGVTLISPFVGRILDWYKAKTGKESYPGPEDPGVISVTKIFNYYKSHNYKTEVMGASFRNIDEIIELAGCDLLTISPKLLEELDSDDTELNKKLNSTNPSSSESKLHLNEGQFKNMLQSDIMADEKLEEGIRSFSKAIEQLETQLSERLVFLEDKSKAILSTI